In the genome of Malania oleifera isolate guangnan ecotype guangnan chromosome 5, ASM2987363v1, whole genome shotgun sequence, the window GAGTTGGGTCCTACTAATTCACAAAAGAGATTATCATATTCTCATAATTCAATTAGATGCATTTCTTTCACAGGCTTTGGGAGAAGGATAGGGCAGTATTATGGAAGTGCGGCAATGTGGCATATTTGCAGTTTTATGGGGATTACTGCTGGAGCGTAATGCATGGATTTTTTCTGGGAAAAAACCAAATTGGGTGCTCGTTTGGAAtaaaattcagtatttggcctcacTTATGGTGCGTCAGTTTTggatttttcaaagagctttgtTTTCAGGAGGTACAAAGAGATTAGAGGAACATGCTGGcttttttatcttttctctttgtTGTTCTTAGTTGTTTAtttctggtttgttccagatCTTTTTAGGAGAAGTCTCATTCTCTTGCTTGTATATTCTTTTCCTAttaatgaatttttctttttgctattgaaaaaaaaattcaattagaTGAAAAATCTAGAAAGCTCCTTTCCATGGTTGTAGAAAGATTTTTTGCTTGAACCCTTTCACTTTAAGGAATTGGTTGGCTGTATCATAACAAGCAACAAGTACCACAGTGGATAGTACTTCTTAAGTAGGGCTCCCTTGCATGCTGCATCCCGAGGCCTGAGACTCTTTTTTGTTAAGTAGGGCCATCAGCAAATAATTTTGGCCCACGACAACATTAATATCTAAAGGATTTTGATTAGATTTGTTCTGTAGCAGTGACCAACATAGTGACAAAATGACAATGTTGGAAAGGTTGATAGAATGAGAGGATTTAATTAGTTTGCACCCCATGGAAATATCAAGGTCAATTTCTCACCTCACAATCATTTACTACAAAGAAATTAATTTGTCCATTCCACTTCTATGCTTCACTGACACTTTGGATCAGCTGCCTCAGAACCTTAGACAAATTGTTTTTAAATGTTCCCATGTTCATACTTGGGACGTTTAAAAAGCATTTGCttgttagtttttattttttgtacaaagaatCTTAACAATAAACTCATTCAACTCAATTCAATAGAGCCATGTCCACAACTTGTGACAGAAACTTAAACTTTTGTAAGAATAATATAGGGCAATAAACTTACAGATATGAACGCTCAAAATATGGATGAATAACATTCTTAATTTCAATGAAAATGACAATGCAAAAGATACAAGATGTACCTTGCAAAGATTATCATCACTCCCAGAATAAATAAGATGGCCACTTTCATCGGCAAAACATACAGAGTTAACATCAGACTGCAGCAAGAAACAAAAATTATATTCAACAAGCTTGAAATATCAGCATACCAATCAGGgacaaaaatcaaattaaataaaTGTCTTCGTCCTTCAGTTCAGTAGCATCACATTGGATAAATGTCTTAATCCTTCAGAAAAATacaattaaattttctttttaagtgaTAAGAAGAAccacaaaaatgaaaattaaagttTTCAAATTGCACCTCTGAACAAACTCAAGGACAGCACGAGCAAAATCCTCAATAAGAGTTGCACTTGCTCTCAATAAGAGTTGCGAGTGCAGTTGCAATTCAAAGGAGGCATGTTGAGAAGtgcttaaatgcattacaaaatgAACCAGAAAACACAAACACATCAATTTCTACACCAATCGCTGCATCTGAAGAACCCAACCAATTTTTTAATCCATGAAATAGTTATGTTCCTTGGTAATTATTAATCAAGCTAATTTAACAGTAGTTGAATATACAGAAAACACCCTCAGGCAGTGTAGATATGCTCTCAGACATGCGGACAGATTGTGGAATTACATGCAAATAATGGAGTTTTGAGGCAAATTTATATAGTGTTAACATCGATCAATTCACCAAAACCAATTTTGGAAAACAATCAATAACTTTGCACACAGATATAACTTGGCATTTCTTCTTTCATTCATTTTACTAACTCAATATGATACCAGAGGAGCACTGGTATATTGGCAATGAAgtgatttaataataataataataatgataataataattaataaataaatatgtttCATGCTGCAACTACTTCTAATTCTATTTTACAACAAAAAAATTTTACTGAGGCGAGAATAGGAGTACAAACTCAGAGAGACAAGAACTCCTCAAAACTAAAAgccaaagaaaagaagaaaaaaaaaatagaacaaaaaaaCCTAGCACAGCTTATTTAAAAAGCAACGACTACAAGATGATTCCGAGCTGACTGCTGAGAAGATTGCAACTTCATAAGTACAAGCCCAACTAAACCCAGCAATCTCAGGTTGGTAGGACTGCAGCCTAAGAGCAAGACGAGTGGTCGGGGCCCAAGCGGAAATGGGTAAATCCAAGCACACTCAGCTTGCTTTAAATAGAATAGTTTGGAAATTATTGGACACTTCTATTCACAAtgttcaaaatacagtttaacttGTAATCTACTTTCCATATTTACCTACTCCTACTGTTAATAAATGGTATCAATCACTAGCAAAGCTTTATGGTAGCATCAACACAATCACATCTCACAAAGATTAGCAACTGAAAAAGCTATATTCCATTTATTTGCAGGTTAATCAGCAATTCATTGTCCTGCCCTCAGAATGAGATACAGTTACCAAAATGACAACACCAGCAAATTGCAAATAATTccaaatcatggtactgtaaccTTAATCCAGTGATCCAAAGTCATAATGCCATAGCATTATAATTTTCTTTTGACCCATTATCTATCCATATTGTTAAATATAATCTCTTTTAAACTTTGAAATGCTTTAACATCCTTTATAAAATATCCAAGGACGCCATTAAACAATTTTCACTCATCTATAAAAGCATATCAGCACATGCCGTACCACAACCACTCCCATTCCAAAAACTATAATACTCCACATTCTAGGTAACATTGAATGAGGTTCTAAAAAGTGCCTATGTTTTCAGTTGCTTTAAAGACTGGTTTATTTTAAGCATTGTCATCCGTGTCTTAGTTTAAAAGTAAACACAACTCGCCAAACAATCCCAATTTCCTATCAAAATTCAGTGTTCAATACAAGGAACATAACCATCTTAGCTGTTTGAACCAAACAAGGAAGTATCTTAGCCACACTTTACAGACAATAATTTGCTATGAAAAGCTTTTTAAGagcattaaatttttaaatttatcataaaTATTTACTAGAAGGAGGCCAGATAATATCATACATTATTAACATTTATATCTAGGTCTAGGCACATGTTCCCAAAGATTAATAAAATTTTCCAGTGGTTTTGAATCTATCAACATCACAGGCCTACAAATATTCTTCTAGTCTAAAGAACAGGATTCATTTATGAATGTAATACAAAATATAACATTATATCTCAAAAAATGGAAATCAGCTATCAAGAGCAATAACCTTCAGTCTGTTTCATAGATTTTACGTGTTAATTAACATTACATAGAGACACAACTTAAATGTATAGCAAAAATAATAATGCAAaacaatcaaaaaataataatatgaatatTTATCAAAAAGCAATCTCTACCATGTGTGCCAAAATTCTTAGGGAGAGCTTATTTGCTTCAAGATCATAAACATATATCGAGTCATCATTGCTCCCAGCTACAAGTTCTCGTCCATCCGTAGAAAATTTCACAGAGAAGATTCCAAAAGAATACCCCCCATCTTCATCAGAAGTAAAATCCAAACCATCATGAATCTCCTGCAATCAAAGTTGAACTCCAAACATCAACCTTTAGTTTTCAGCCCCATAGACTAAAAGCATAACCCAAGTAAAAAGGGatgaaaagaagaagggaaaaaaaataaaagattcaCCACTAGTAGTGACTGTTCCTACATATCTTATCATTgtgtaaaatatttgaaaattactTTATTCTCGTGTATAATTAGACAACAAATAACAATTTATCCTATATAGTTTAATGATTCCTGCTGCCTAAACATTCCAAGAATTATTACTACAATCAATTACTGAAATTGAATTGACTCAAAAACAGTGAGGCAGGAACAGAATCGAGGCATAAAATGAAATTCATGTTGGAATTGGTTACCACATTGGGGTGCACATGTCACATGAATacaataataaaatgaaaaactagCTTCATTCTTTTTCCATTGacaacaatttttaaaaatatttaaaatttgcaGGACTTGTACTGAACTAAGCCAGCATCGCCACCTACAACCAGAACAGTACTTTCCATCTCCTCCCCATCTGCAATCATAAAAATCCCTTCATCTCTGAAAAACCTGCTCTCACCATGCCACCTCAGCCTGCAGCACCATTGGTTCTAGTAATGGAACCCTAAACTCCACCAACCCAAGCTTTGCTTCTGCTTCCAGCAAGGCAGCGATCTCAAGACTGCCAAACCAACCATCACAGTTGCATCCACTTATAGATCTCCCAAAACAAAAAAGGGTGAGATTTAAAGCCTGTAATGCAAACCATACCTACGCAAATCATCACATTTACCTATCAATCGCATTCACGAAATGCCATGGAATACTGAAGATCCTAAATCAaagatattttttgtttttgagatCCATAGTTGGGACACCATTAATTTGATTTTTACAGATATTCAAGATTTTTTTCAAATCTGCATTTTACTAAGTGCCAATTTCATTGAAATGTGAATTTTACAGATTTTCATTTTTTCCCTCCCTTTTTTTTACAGATCTTCAATTTTACAGAGACTCCTCAACTACAGatccaaaaaaaaacaaattgcATTTTTCCAGGAGGCCCCAATTATATATCTAAAAGTAATTGCACCGATTTTCTGCCACCATGAATGCCAGCAACTAGGGGTGGACAGGGAAAACCAAAAAACTGAACCAATCAAAATCTGTAAACCATTTTTTCGTTTCAGTTTCAGTTTggagttttcaattttttttggttAACAGTTCATTTTTGGTTTAGCCCATTCAATAACCATGATTAAACAAAGTGAACTGAACCGacatattataaatttataaatatatattatggTATATCTTAATAGCttaaatagaaattttttttttcaataacaatTTAAAACTTGGGTTGTCTACTTTTATGCTATTCTTTTATAATGGAATTTGTATATGGATTTTGTTTATGTCCAATTCATAGGTGAATGGTTTTAACCTTATGTAGATGTTAATTTGAAGTTTATAAATTCATGACTTCTTATTGATTGTCAaattaaaatgttgattataatggaagaaaaaaatattaatttatagttactttaaaattttaagttggATCAAATGGCTTGGCTAACTTAACCATTGGATATCGACCTAAAAACCACTTAAACAAACTTTGGTTAAACATTTGAAACGGTTCGGTTTTGATTTGCATTTTCTTGCGAACTGAAATTCTAGTTCCTTTTTCTGATTAACCAAACCATGCCCAGCCCTACCAGAAACCACAACCTTTTCTTCTTTCATTGAAATGTCCATCACCAACATAAAGATAGATCCTGGCTTATAGATCTCAAAACCACTtctacctaaaagcttaagttgttaggtcgTGAGCCAAAAATGTATAGCAGGCTTTAACACTCCCCATATGTGCACCCAACAGTACGTGGAGAGGTAAGCACATCATAAATAACACCAGTGAtaaggaatataataattttttaaacatcacATGATAAATGTAGCCaataagactagaacccaggacctcctagtaatcagctctgataccatgttagatgaCCACTTTTATCTAaatgcttaagctgttaggttgtgagccaacaatgtatatcaagttttaacaacaacaacagcaacagcagcaaaaataataataccatGGTCGGCAGCATCACCAACTACTAGAGATCATACCCCTGTCACATAAATGATCAGAAAAGAGAGGATAAGGATAAGTTTGGAATAAATAAGACATACAAGGTTATTTTGGTTTTTACGAACAATATGCAGGAAGCTAACAGTGATTTCATTGGGGTTGTTAGAAGATCACtatacctaaaagcttaagctattaggttgtgcgCCAACAATGTATATTGGCTTTAACACTCCCCGCACATGCAGCCCAACAGCAAATGGTGAGACAAACAACACTCATTAAAGGGAATAAGATATTCTTAataaacaaacaataaacacAAGCAACGAAACTAGAACCTAAGACATCCTAGCctctagctctaataccatgttagaattACCACTTTGCCTAAAAGCTCAAGcagttaggttgtgggccaacaatgtatatcaggccttaacactcccccgcagGTGCAGCCCAATTGCATGTGGAGTTGTAAAGAGGTAAACAAACAATGAATAAAACCCATATTGGGActggtaattttttgaattaaatgagGGAAAAAGCAaccatggctctaataccatgttagaatgaccactttacctaaaagcttaaactttattaggttgtgggccaacatgTGTAACGGGCCCCAACAGATGTGAGGCAGAATCTCTAAGCCCTTAGAGGGGGGAATAAGCATTCAAACAGAATGTGATTCAAAAACCTGAATGGAATTGGAATCAAGACTAGGATCTGAATTCCATTCTAGCTTTTATACACAAATGAAATGTCAGGTTATATACATCAttccaaaattattttcaaatttccaatttatTCCAAACAATTATGGAACAAAATTGATCAATTTTTATTTCCAGACACTGGTTTTCATTCTCAAATTGATCTCTAAAATTCAGCAATGTTCCCCATATTTTCTCCACTTCCAAACATATCTTATTTGTCCACACTTTGTCTCCAGACTAAACCAgtaaaaacaattttaaaatttcaaatttaatgagAATCTACATTCAGTCAGTGAGGAAAAATGATTTAAACAGTGTAGCTAACATGAGATGCATAGTTAGCAGGGGGAATTTAACCAACATAACAAATTAGtccatgaaaattttgaatttcatcatGTAACATAACATAGCGCCCTTATAACTAATTACAAATCTACTGGgtatcaaaattaaaaaaaatatgcgCTTCATACCGTAACATTTGCAAAAGATTCAGTAGTACTAGATCCAACATTAACAATGTGGACAACAGGTGACATGCTGGCATAAacctgaaataaaaatatttcatagTGAAAATGAGATAAAGAAAAGAAGCTGATTTATATGCTTTAAGCTAACAAAAAAGAGGCCTTTGCATCTATAGAAACATTcggggaaaaaaaataataagttaaGATTCTTCTATTTGCAGTCAACAGCATCTGTCCGTGCAACAAAATAACATTCAGGTAAAAACATCACTgtacttttaatttcttttccGATAGAAAACATGTTAAGTGCCCTAAAACCACACACAACTCCCTCCCTCCTGTACAGGGAGTTGAACCCTGGCCAGCCTCTCCCATCAGGATCCCTATCTCTCTCTGTCTCCAATAAGAGGAATCGAACCCTGGCTGGCCTTACTTATGGGAGATGAACAACTGGGTCACAAGCCCATGCTCAAAATATTGGATATTTCAAGAGCACCAAGCCTTCTGATTGATAGGTATCCTTCTACCAATGGAAAATGGTAAGATGCGAGCTTATGAAAAAGGACATCAATTCTAAACATGAATATTGCACCAAAGAGACCTAATTTCTAAATTCTTTTTCATGCAGTATCTTAATGATCTattgattttatatatttttctaaaacGAAGATCCTCAATTTGGTTAATTTGGCAAAATGTCAGATGTCTTCACTCCCTCCCTCAAGTGTGTGTACATTTATCAATCACAGAAAGCAACAGTTCATAATCTGAAGCTTGCACAAAGTTGCAGCAAATTATAACATCAGTCATTCTAGTACCGTCCTTGTATGTTTTATCCAAACACGACTATCCAATTTGGTTTCATACAAAgctttgagttttaaaaaataaaataaaacaaaatgtatCGCCATGCCATATCACATATTACATGCAACAATTAAAATGCTCAACACATACACAAAGCATGATAGTTTTTAGTattccccaccccccccccccaaaaaaaaaaaaattgttaatatataattatatatagtaGCCATAACAGGTTAATAAGTGGTATTTGATAACTCCAAGGTTCATACACGTGTGACCAACACTTTAGAATCATCAAAATCTTAAGCAAGGAGCTCGATAAGCATGTGCACATGcatggtttttcaaaataatttatttagaAAGTCTGTTTTTCTATTAAATAAATCATTGAACTACCAAATCAGTTTGCATTTTATTTGGATCAACCtccacaaaaataaataattaataaagaaacaaaaaaattaaatataaagatTTTTTTCAGTTTGATTTGAGGTTTTAATGATTATGACGGTAAACGTCATTAAGATAAAAACTAAAAGAGATAAGAAAAAATAAGGATAAAGGACAGTCAAAGAGTAATAAAGTTGGCCAAAAATAATTCAGCTGAATTGAGGCAAAAACTATCTCTTAACTTTTAGGCAGGAACATAGTCGACTTTTCATTTACTGTCTTAAAAACAAAGAATTTTCAGCCAAAAGTTAACATATTTGACATATTATCAAGTCCTTTTGTACATCACCAGTATAAATTTAATTCTCCTCAGAAGTGATCATAtgttacttattatatcatttttcTTCTTTCACGCTGCAACCGGTAAAATGACACTGCAGAAGTGTCAGGGCAATAAATTCAGAAAATTCTGAGAAGATCATATTAGCACCAAAAGGATCATGCATATGCTGAAGGGAACATTCAGAAAAACCATTACAAACATAAATTTCAGACCATATGAGCATTTCAGTTCAAAAAAACAACCACATGCACACATGCTGCATGCACACACTCACAAGATAGCGTTGATCTGGGGATAAAGAGGTGTCTGTAATTGTCCATTGCAGGCTTTTGGCAAGAATGTTCTTCTGAACTTTCCACCCTCCATCCACATTGTATATTCTAATATGACTTCCCTGTTCCCAAAAAAATAggggaaaaaattaaaattaaaattaaaataactgCAAATAAGTAATTACTCTCTTCTGTTTCTTTCAACGGAAAATAGTTCCTGGGATTTTTTATGCATTTTTCTTATTTAAACCTTCCTTTATCACCATGGCATTTTACCATGGTTATACACTAAGTTTTGGGATACTGGATAAATCTATTCTTATGTCTTGCTTTATTTATCTTTTTGCGTGATAATTATCACTAGTGATATTTCCTATTTGAAGACTCAAAACAAACGGATTAGCTGAAATAGAAAATAAAGATACCTGAAATCCAGCAACAAAAAGAGAACCATCAGCAGAAAATTGAGAAACATAAGCTCGACTTTTCATGCGGTCCACAACCGAAGGACCACTGACTGGCAAATATCTGCTTAAAATATGACAACAGTCTGCCACTGAGAACCGGCCCCTACCTGAATAATTCCCTTGTCGAGCTGCTAGCATCTTCACTGTGGAAACAGGCAACTCCCGCTTCCCAGGTACAATTTGGGTAAAATGCTCATGGGGTCCTGATTTAAGTTTTGTGAGCTGAGCTACTTCATGGTCAAGATATTTCAACTTCTTATTGTTTCTTGGACTTCTAATAACTTCGTAGGAGTACATTGAACCGTCACAAAGTTCAGAATctaactctaatctactcaagccATAACCCATTTCATAAATGGCAGCCTCAAAAGATTCAATTTGCATCTTAATTTAAACAGACTGAATGAAACATGCGCTATAGAAGCACTGAATAAAACACTGACTCTTCATATCACCTCTTGTTGTGCCCTAACCATGTCAATCCTGCACGTGGAA includes:
- the LOC131154921 gene encoding LEC14B protein isoform X1 → MQIESFEAAIYEMGYGLSRLELDSELCDGSMYSYEVIRSPRNNKKLKYLDHEVAQLTKLKSGPHEHFTQIVPGKRELPVSTVKMLAARQGNYSGRGRFSVADCCHILSRYLPVSGPSVVDRMKSRAYVSQFSADGSLFVAGFQGSHIRIYNVDGGWKVQKNILAKSLQWTITDTSLSPDQRYLVYASMSPVVHIVNVGSSTTESFANVTEIHDGLDFTSDEDGGYSFGIFSVKFSTDGRELVAGSNDDSIYVYDLEANKLSLRILAHMSDVNSVCFADESGHLIYSGSDDNLCKVWDRRCFMVKGKPAGIMVGHLEGITFIDSHGDGRYFISNAKDQTIKLWDIRRMSSNATCHSGSRSYEWDYRWMDYPLEAKNLKHPSDQSVATYRGHSVLRTLIRCYFSPASSTGQKYIYTGSSDSCVYIYDLVSGAQVARLQHHNLPVRDCSWHPTYPMLVSSSWDGDIIKWEFPGTGEVPRPVTKKKIKRRHFL
- the LOC131154921 gene encoding LEC14B protein isoform X2, with protein sequence MLAARQGNYSGRGRFSVADCCHILSRYLPVSGPSVVDRMKSRAYVSQFSADGSLFVAGFQGSHIRIYNVDGGWKVQKNILAKSLQWTITDTSLSPDQRYLVYASMSPVVHIVNVGSSTTESFANVTEIHDGLDFTSDEDGGYSFGIFSVKFSTDGRELVAGSNDDSIYVYDLEANKLSLRILAHMSDVNSVCFADESGHLIYSGSDDNLCKVWDRRCFMVKGKPAGIMVGHLEGITFIDSHGDGRYFISNAKDQTIKLWDIRRMSSNATCHSGSRSYEWDYRWMDYPLEAKNLKHPSDQSVATYRGHSVLRTLIRCYFSPASSTGQKYIYTGSSDSCVYIYDLVSGAQVARLQHHNLPVRDCSWHPTYPMLVSSSWDGDIIKWEFPGTGEVPRPVTKKKIKRRHFL